In the genome of Phycisphaerales bacterium, one region contains:
- a CDS encoding terpene cyclase/mutase family protein, whose product MANPQSSPRAPRRWPWGLGLALLCLLGILCITVPLLFWSSSVDGLEPPPPAPPLDVSALPAPRPPVTTRSTATRPARPPQVEPPAVPTGPIVDRRRTQEGAAPQAKPAAPPERLPPRPSGSPLPGDPAEEEWDRSEEARRRGVTRYGGSQQTEGAVEAGLAWLAAHQAPDGTWSRLHFDRQCPAGDRCGGVAVTRLNVDLDPGLTGLALLAFLGAGYTDQTGPYPLVVRSAVDALLQFQVAAGGFGVSDAMAGYNDALATLALAEYLALSGDDRVRPALERAVQNLVASQQALGGWDYRRAPNTGRNDSSITAWMVQALHACLAVEVDVPRNTLIRAALHFQRATEPDGRVRYADSGTGFRLDDNYRPRYQHGPGMFAAGLMSTQMLGWRLDAPQPLRQRGLLLDHLPSAARARGRDPTQFHNEYYWYYGTLAMFQRGGQDWERWNARLRDEILPLQERELTRDGLRKHTFGSWVPFGSNWGLFGRMGGRVYATAIATLTLEIYYRHTPTFLTEDVLFSAGDWRTHLAAQSPRDRLLALEVLRELRLEVAEPVLVDLLRDADLRLGLGAAAALAEIDSPLGVPLLDRTISTLPPWEQPRFVAALERGRAVLSMKPTEGHVRYVDGEQRLATIEMSRSYVGMRLTLRRGDRDLGELRVVQRFTGRTLAVAEWSDATLTILPTAGDRLVGR is encoded by the coding sequence ATGGCCAACCCACAATCCAGCCCGCGCGCGCCGCGCCGCTGGCCTTGGGGCTTGGGCCTTGCCCTGCTCTGCCTGCTTGGCATCCTCTGTATCACAGTACCGCTGCTGTTCTGGTCCTCCTCGGTCGATGGTCTCGAACCGCCGCCACCGGCACCGCCGCTTGATGTCTCTGCTTTGCCGGCACCCCGACCCCCCGTAACCACACGCTCCACGGCCACGCGCCCGGCACGCCCGCCCCAAGTTGAGCCACCCGCTGTACCGACCGGGCCCATTGTGGATCGCCGCCGTACGCAGGAGGGAGCCGCCCCCCAGGCGAAGCCCGCCGCACCACCGGAGCGGCTGCCGCCGCGCCCCTCCGGCAGCCCCCTGCCCGGCGATCCAGCGGAGGAGGAGTGGGACCGCTCTGAGGAGGCCCGCCGCCGTGGCGTGACACGCTACGGCGGTTCCCAGCAGACCGAGGGCGCCGTCGAGGCCGGCTTGGCCTGGCTTGCGGCACACCAGGCACCCGATGGCACGTGGAGCCGGCTGCACTTTGACCGGCAGTGTCCCGCTGGTGATCGCTGTGGGGGCGTCGCCGTCACCCGGCTCAATGTCGATCTCGACCCCGGCCTGACGGGATTGGCACTGCTTGCGTTTCTCGGAGCGGGATATACGGACCAAACCGGCCCGTATCCGTTGGTCGTGCGCAGCGCCGTGGATGCCCTGTTACAATTTCAGGTGGCGGCCGGCGGCTTCGGTGTAAGCGACGCGATGGCCGGCTACAACGACGCGCTCGCCACGCTCGCATTGGCTGAGTACCTCGCGCTCTCTGGTGACGACCGGGTGCGGCCGGCCTTGGAACGCGCCGTGCAGAACCTGGTCGCTAGTCAACAGGCCCTCGGCGGCTGGGACTACCGCCGGGCACCGAACACGGGGCGGAATGATTCGTCCATCACCGCGTGGATGGTGCAGGCCCTGCACGCCTGCCTCGCGGTCGAAGTAGACGTACCCCGTAACACGCTGATCCGCGCGGCGTTGCACTTCCAGCGGGCCACCGAACCCGACGGCCGCGTACGCTACGCCGACTCGGGCACCGGTTTCCGGCTCGACGACAATTATCGCCCCCGCTACCAGCATGGACCGGGGATGTTCGCCGCTGGGCTGATGAGCACGCAGATGCTGGGTTGGCGTCTTGACGCTCCTCAGCCACTACGCCAGCGTGGTCTCCTGCTCGACCACCTGCCCTCCGCGGCACGGGCCCGGGGCCGCGATCCGACCCAGTTCCACAACGAGTACTACTGGTACTATGGCACGCTGGCTATGTTCCAACGCGGCGGCCAGGATTGGGAGCGCTGGAACGCCCGCCTGCGCGATGAGATCCTGCCACTGCAGGAGCGCGAACTGACACGCGATGGGCTGCGCAAACACACTTTCGGGAGCTGGGTCCCCTTCGGTTCCAACTGGGGGCTGTTCGGCCGGATGGGCGGCCGGGTGTATGCGACCGCGATCGCAACGCTGACGCTCGAGATCTATTACCGCCACACGCCGACATTCCTCACGGAAGATGTGCTCTTCAGCGCGGGCGACTGGCGAACCCACCTCGCCGCCCAGTCACCGCGCGATCGCCTGCTCGCGCTGGAGGTGCTGCGGGAGCTGCGCTTGGAGGTCGCGGAGCCGGTGCTTGTCGACCTGCTGCGCGATGCCGATCTGCGCCTGGGCCTCGGTGCCGCCGCCGCTCTGGCTGAAATCGACTCCCCCCTGGGAGTTCCGCTGCTCGACCGCACGATCAGTACGTTGCCGCCCTGGGAACAGCCACGCTTTGTCGCGGCACTGGAGCGCGGTCGGGCGGTGTTGAGCATGAAGCCCACGGAAGGCCACGTGCGTTACGTGGATGGTGAGCAGCGACTCGCCACGATCGAAATGTCGCGCAGCTACGTAGGCATGCGACTCACGCTGCGCCGCGGGGATCGCGACCTCGGAGAACTGCGCGTCGTGCAGCGTTTTACCGGCCGGACCCTTGCGGTAGCCGAGTGGAGCGACGCAACCCTGACGATTCTGCCAACCGCGGGGGACCGGCTCGTGGGCAGGTAA